From Arachis hypogaea cultivar Tifrunner chromosome 3, arahy.Tifrunner.gnm2.J5K5, whole genome shotgun sequence:
TGAAGTTTCTTCACATGATTAATAGCACATGTTTCCTGCTTCTTCCAACAACATTCCTAAAAATTATATTGTCTATAACTAGAACAAAGAAATATAGCAATGTTTGTGGGACTTGCTTCACATTATCCATTAAACTGAAGAGAGATATAACGGATTCTGTCATTATGACTTAGTAACTTTTACATATTTTCTGGATTTGTTTATTTCTATTTAAGGAGTTAAATTGATTTTCTAGAACCTGCAACTATGTGTTGGTTGAGAATTCATCCTTTTGAATTAACATTACTTTCAGGTCCCATGAGAAAATGTCAGCGAAGATGATAGATTACATGGTTGATGAACACAATATTGATATTGATCCTGAACTCCTCAAGAAAGTGAAGGTTAGACCTTAGTGTGTGCTATCAAATGAATACACTCGTACTTCTGTTTCATGGTTTTTTGAAGCAGCATTCTGTGATCGGTGAGAAAGGGCAGTTCCTCTTGACATGTTGCACAATTAAGAAATTCTTGGAGTGCAATGATACTCTATTTTTGGACCATATTAACATCATTACATTTCTGCTATTTTGTAATCTAATATGTTTTGGCTCCTTGAACTATTTTACTTGTTGAGGTTCTTATGTTTCTCTTTCTGTACATATAACACATCTATAGTTAGAAAATTCCAGTTTATAGATAAGGAGCTCTGATGCGGTTTTAAATTGTGGCAGGAAATGATCACTTCAAGCTGTGGCAATCCTACACAAAATGTAGGTCTTCCTAATTCTAATTGTCTCTCTTCTGGATGTTAGTTATTTGCTCTCTACCATCTTACTACTCCTAAAATTTCCTTTTTGAATTTCTTAGGCAAAGGGAAACCAGTTCTTGTATGATATTGTGGCAAATGGTCGCAATGGAATTGATGTTGATAAGTACATACTTTTCTGCCTTTCTTCCTCGTCTTGTGTGACTGTTATTGATATGTGTGCTTTTGATAATAGTACTATAAAATTCATTATTTTCAGGTTTGACTACATTGTTCGTGATTGTCGTGCTTGTGGCCTAGGTTGCAACTTTCAGCCTGAAAGGTATTTATTAGGATGAATGCTTTGAGTTTGACAATGATTGCTCTTTTGTGCAGAAATGTTACTCTACTATTGATTCCTGAACTATGCAGAAGCATCCATATTTTATCCAGTTTCTCTTTTCAAAAGGGATGATAACTGAAAATAATTTTACTGTATTTTGCAGATTGATGGAGACAATGCAAGTCATTGACGATGAAATATGTTATCGTGCCAAAGATTGTTAGTACATTCTGAAAATTTTGATATCATTGTTAGGGTGGAAGTTATGGTACGTATGTTATCTCAGTTTGACATGTTGGTCAGATCTGACAATTCACAAGTTATTTGCAACGCGGGCTGATTTGCATCGAACTGTCTATACACATGCAAAAGTACAAGTGAGTGATTTTAGTATTTTACTAACTTCACTGATGCAAAAGCAAAAATCCAATTATTCCGCCTTTCAACGAGAGAAAACCACTTCAATGTTGACTTTTGTTTCCTTTATCAGGCAATAGAATTGATGGTCATAGATGCGCTGGTGAAAGCAAACCCATATCTTGATATTGCCTCCTCAATTCATCAACCATCTGAATTTTGGAAGGTctgtaataattttaaattttttggagtTGGGATTTCGAACGTAGCAGTAGCACCATGGAAATATCTCTCTCTTGCCATATATTGCAGTTAGATGACTCGATTCTTAAAGCAATTGAGATTTCTCCTCGAGAAGAGCTCAAGGAATCCCAAGACTTGATCCGACGCATTCGCAGAAGAGATATATACCAGGTATTCTACCTTACATTTTCTAGCATAGATCCTTAACTCTCtatctttgtttcttttttcattGTCTTTTCTCCTTTACTATTGTCTATTTTACAGGACATGAGAATTGAATATTTCTGTGTAGCATTGTAGTATTGCTTAGTAGATAATTATCATCATCAGCGCATGCTAACATGTTATTTAAACTATATCATTTTACTCCACTTTGTAGTTCTGCAATGAGTTTTCAGTACCAAAGGACAGACTTGACCACTTCAGAAACATCACACCCCAGGATATTGTTTGTTCCCAGGTTCACAAATAGTCGTTTAACTAGTTATTTGCTTATTTATTTTGGCAGAGAGGGGGTTCGTTACTTTATTATTCATGATATATAtcagttttttaatttttggctTGTCAGACAAATGGCATAAATTTGAAGGAAGATGATGTTGCTGTGAGCAATGTTAAAATTGATTTGACATACGGA
This genomic window contains:
- the LOC112733921 gene encoding uncharacterized protein isoform X2, whose product is MAAPANDVVAVERTLLKHVRDNVHGNIFLEPIFLKFVDTEQFQRLRDLKQLGLTHMVYPGAVHTRFEHSLGVYWLAGKAIDIIKKYQGPELGIEHCDVMAVKLAGLLHDVGHGPFSHMFEGKFLPRVSNGDKWSHEKMSAKMIDYMVDEHNIDIDPELLKKVKEMITSSCGNPTQNAKGNQFLYDIVANGRNGIDVDKFDYIVRDCRACGLGCNFQPERLMETMQVIDDEICYRAKDYLTIHKLFATRADLHRTVYTHAKVQAIELMVIDALVKANPYLDIASSIHQPSEFWKLDDSILKAIEISPREELKESQDLIRRIRRRDIYQFCNEFSVPKDRLDHFRNITPQDIVCSQTNGINLKEDDVAVSNVKIDLTYGTENPLESFFSPLTRITRAKKSSQSQTIASVICCQLSTKTS
- the LOC112733921 gene encoding uncharacterized protein isoform X1, giving the protein MAAPANDVVAVERTLLKHVRDNVHGNIFLEPIFLKFVDTEQFQRLRDLKQLGLTHMVYPGAVHTRFEHSLGVYWLAGKAIDIIKKYQGPELGIEHCDVMAVKLAGLLHDVGHGPFSHMFEGKFLPRVSNGDKWSHEKMSAKMIDYMVDEHNIDIDPELLKKVKEMITSSCGNPTQNAKGNQFLYDIVANGRNGIDVDKFDYIVRDCRACGLGCNFQPERLMETMQVIDDEICYRAKDYLTIHKLFATRADLHRTVYTHAKVQAIELMVIDALVKANPYLDIASSIHQPSEFWKLDDSILKAIEISPREELKESQDLIRRIRRRDIYQFCNEFSVPKDRLDHFRNITPQDIVCSQTNGINLKEDDVAVSNVKIDLTYGTENPLERIKFFKDYESKEKFPIPDYRISHLLPAFNKDIIVRVYSKKPELVGAVSAAFENYQYKIFGRKAQVHETPEKKKRGRCHQLHV